From Ovis aries strain OAR_USU_Benz2616 breed Rambouillet chromosome 21, ARS-UI_Ramb_v3.0, whole genome shotgun sequence, a single genomic window includes:
- the LOC114110050 gene encoding poly(A) RNA polymerase GLD2 — MFPNSILGRPPFTPNHQQHNNFFALSPSLYSHQQLIDAQFSFHNADLSRAVSLQQLTYGNVSPIQTSTSPLFRGRKRLSDEKNLPLDGKRQRFHSPHQEPTIVNHIVPLSDERRYSISPLFHTHYVPDIVRCVPPFREISILEPREITLPEAKDKLSQQILELFEACQQQVSDLKKKELCRTELQREIQLLFPQSRLFLVGSSLNGFGTRSSDGDLCLVVKEEPVNQKTEARHILTLVHKHFCTRLSGYIERPQLIQAKVPIVKFRDKVSCVEFDLNVNNIVGIRNTFLLRTYAYLENRVRPLVLVIKKWASHHDINDASRGTLSSYSLVLMVLHYLQTLPEPILPSIQKIYPESFSPSIQLHLVHQAPCNVPPYLSKNDSNLGDLLLGFLKYYATEFDWNSQMISVREAKAIPRPDGIEWRNKYICVEEPFDGTNTARAVHEKQKFDMIKDQFLKSWHRLKNRKDLNSILPLRAAILKR, encoded by the coding sequence ATGTTCCCAAACTCAATTTTGGGTCGTCCGCCTTTCACTCCAAACCATCAACAACATAATAACTTCTTTGCCTTGTCACCAAGTCTTTATTCACACCAGCAGCTTATAGATGCACAGTTCAGCTTTCACAATGCAGACTTGTCTAGAGCTGTGTCATTACAGCAGTTGACATATGGAAATGTCAGTCCAATACAGACCTCAACTTCCCCATTATTTCGAGGAAGGAAGAGATTAAGCGATGAAAAGAATCTTCCTCTTGATGGTAAACGGCAGCGTTTTCATTCACCCCACCAAGAGCCAACTATAGTTAACCACATAGTGCCTTTATCAGATGAAAGAAGATACTCAATATCACCATTGTTTCATACACACTATGTACCAGATATAGTCAGATGTGTTCCACCTTTTCGAGAAATATCAATTTTAGAACCTAGAGAAATCACACTGCCTGAGGCCAAAGATAAGTTGAGTCAGCAGATACTGGAGTTATTTGAAGCATGTCAGCAGCAAGTAAGtgatttaaagaagaaagaactcTGTCGAACAGAGCTGCAGAGAGAAATTCAACTGTTATTTCCACAAAGCAGACTTTTTCTAGTTGGGTCTTCTTTAAATGGATTTGGTACTCGGAGCAGTGATGGTGACTTATGTCTAGTTGTTAAAGAGGAACCAGTAAATCAGAAGACTGAAGCACGGCATATACTCACCTTAGTCCACAAACACTTCTGTACTAGACTTTCTGGTTACATTGAGAGACCTCAGTTGATTCAAGCAAAAGTGCCAATTGTGAAGTTCAGGGATAAAGTCAGTTGTGTGGAGTTCGACTTGAATGTAAACAATATTGTTGGAATAAGAAACACATTCCTTCTTAGAACTTATGCATACCTTGAAAATCGAGTTCGTCCGTTAGTACTGGTGATTAAGAAGTGGGCCAGTCACCATGATATAAATGACGCCAGTCGAGGTACTTTAAGCAGCTATAGTCTTGTACTGATGGTTTTGCACTATTTACAAACCTTACCTGaacccatccttccatccatccaaaAAATTTACCCAGAATCTTTCAGTCCTTCTATACAGTTGCACCTTGTACATCAAGCGCCATGTAATGTTCCTCCTTACCTCTCAAAGAATGACTCAAACCTTGGGGACCTCTTACTGGGCTTTCTTAAGTATTATGCTACAGAATTTGACTGGAATAGTCAGATGATTTCAGTTCGTGAAGCCAAAGCCATTCCCAGGCCTGATGGTATtgaatggagaaataaatacatCTGTGTAGAAGAACCTTTTGATGGAACAAATACAGCAAGAGCTGTGCATGAAAAACAGAAGTTTGATATGATCAAGGATCAGTTTTTAAAGTCATGGCACagattgaaaaacagaaaagatttgAACAGTATACTACCTTTAAGAGCTGCTATACTGAAAAGATAA